The following proteins come from a genomic window of Lolium rigidum isolate FL_2022 chromosome 5, APGP_CSIRO_Lrig_0.1, whole genome shotgun sequence:
- the LOC124653022 gene encoding beta-glucosidase 32-like isoform X1: MAVLTLVIFRLSISVVVVFAAAVLAPKHASALTRHDFPDGFVLGAGTSAYQVEGAAAEDGRKPSIWDTFTHQGYSPDGSTADVSADQYHHYKEDVKLMHDMGLDAYRFSIAWPRLIPDGRGQTNPKGLEYYNNLIDELILHGIQPHVTIYHFDLPQVLQDEYGGLLSPRFIEDYTAYAGVCFESFGDRVKHWVTVNEPNIEPIGGYDTGSQPPRRCSYPFGTNCKGGNSSTEPYIVAHHLLLAHASAVSLYREKYKETQGGQIGVTLLGWWHEPATDTAKDAAAAMRMNEFHIGWFMHPLVYGDYPPVMRRRVGARLPALTAHESDKVRGAFDFVGFNHYLIMRVRSIETGSSQNPVDYYGDAAVQNPSEDISKSKVETAPWSLRKLLEHLKLSYGNPPVWIHENGYADAAADTTGILSEADYDDDDRAEFLQDYVEALYLSIRNGSDARGYFVWSFLDVFEYLFGYRLRFGLCGVDMSAQARTRYVRNSARWYSGFLHGGKLRPVARSQKSDVE, translated from the exons ATGGCGGTGCTCACGCTGGTGATCTTCCGCCTCTCCATCTCGGTCGTCGTCGTCTTTGCCGCCGCCGTCTTAGCACCGAAGCACGCCTCCGCGCTCACCCGCCACGACTTCCCCGATGGGTTCGTCTTGGGCGCAGGCACCTCGGCTTACCAG GTCGAAGGCGCAGCTGCAGAGGATGGAAGGAAGCCCTCCATCTGGGACACCTTCACCCACCAAG GTTACTCGCCTGATGGATCCACAGCAGACGTTTCGGCAGATCAGTACCATCATTACAAG GAAGATGTAAAGCTTATGCACGACATGGGTCTGGACGCGTACAGATTCTCCATTGCTTGGCCCAGGCTTATTCCAG ATGGAAGAGGACAGACCAACCCAAAGGGCTTGGAGTACTACAACAATCTGATAGATGAGCTGATACTGCACG GAATACAGCCTCATGTCACCATCTACCATTTTGATCTTCCTCAGGTCCTGCAGGACGAGTACGGTGGTCTACTTAGCCCCAGATTCAT CGAGGATTACACTGCTTACGCGGGCGTGTGCTTCGAGAGTTTCGGTGACAGGGTGAAGCACTGGGTCACCGTCAACGAGCCAAACATAGAACCCATCGGCGGCTACGACACTGGCTCCCAACCGCCGCGCCGCTGCTCTTACCCATTCGGGACAAACTGCAAGGGAGGAAATTCTTCCACCGAGCCATACATAGTAGCTCACCATCTCCTGCTTGCACACGCTTCAGCAGTGTCCCTGTATAGAGAGAAGTACAAG GAAACTCAAGGAGGCCAGATAGGAGTCACTCTGCTTGGATGGTGGCATGAGCCTGCTACTGACACAGCAAAGGATGCAGCTGCTGCTATGAGGATGAATGAATTCCATATTGGATG GTTTATGCATCCTTTGGTGTACGGAGACTACCCTCCGGTGATGAGGAGAAGGGTGGGCGCTCGATTGCCGGCACTGACGGCGCATGAGTCGGATAAGGTCCGTGGAGCGTTCGACTTCGTTGGCTTCAACCACTATCTCATTATGCGGGTACGATCCATCGAGACCGGTTCCAGCCAGAACCCGGTGGATTACTACGGCGATGCGGCCGTTCAAA ATCCTTCGGAAGACATATCCAAG AGCAAGGTGGAGACTGCTCCATGGTCTCTGAGGAAACTGCTGGAGCACCTGAAATTGAGCTACGGGAACCCTCCGGTGTGGATCCACGAAAATG GATACGCAGATGCTGCTGCAGATACTACAGGCATCCTGAGCGAGGCCGACTACGACGACGACGATAGAGCAGAGTTCCTGCAGGATTATGTGGAAGCCCTCTACCTCTCCATACG GAACGGATCGGACGCACGGGGATACTTCGTGTGGTCCTTCCTGGACGTGTTCGAGTACCTGTTCGGCTACAGGCTGCGCTTCGGCTTGTGCGGCGTCGACATGAGCGCCCAGGCGAGGACGAGGTACGTCAGGAACTCGGCCCGCTGGTACTCCGGATTCCTCCATGGC
- the LOC124653022 gene encoding beta-glucosidase 32-like isoform X2, which translates to MAVLTLVIFRLSISVVVVFAAAVLAPKHASALTRHDFPDGFVLGAGTSAYQVEGAAAEDGRKPSIWDTFTHQGYSPDGSTADVSADQYHHYKEDVKLMHDMGLDAYRFSIAWPRLIPDGRGQTNPKGLEYYNNLIDELILHGIQPHVTIYHFDLPQVLQDEYGGLLSPRFIEDYTAYAGVCFESFGDRVKHWVTVNEPNIEPIGGYDTGSQPPRRCSYPFGTNCKGGNSSTEPYIVAHHLLLAHASAVSLYREKYKETQGGQIGVTLLGWWHEPATDTAKDAAAAMRMNEFHIGWFMHPLVYGDYPPVMRRRVGARLPALTAHESDKVRGAFDFVGFNHYLIMRVRSIETGSSQNPVDYYGDAAVQKQGGDCSMVSEETAGAPEIELREPSGVDPRKWIRRCCCRYYRHPERGRLRRRR; encoded by the exons ATGGCGGTGCTCACGCTGGTGATCTTCCGCCTCTCCATCTCGGTCGTCGTCGTCTTTGCCGCCGCCGTCTTAGCACCGAAGCACGCCTCCGCGCTCACCCGCCACGACTTCCCCGATGGGTTCGTCTTGGGCGCAGGCACCTCGGCTTACCAG GTCGAAGGCGCAGCTGCAGAGGATGGAAGGAAGCCCTCCATCTGGGACACCTTCACCCACCAAG GTTACTCGCCTGATGGATCCACAGCAGACGTTTCGGCAGATCAGTACCATCATTACAAG GAAGATGTAAAGCTTATGCACGACATGGGTCTGGACGCGTACAGATTCTCCATTGCTTGGCCCAGGCTTATTCCAG ATGGAAGAGGACAGACCAACCCAAAGGGCTTGGAGTACTACAACAATCTGATAGATGAGCTGATACTGCACG GAATACAGCCTCATGTCACCATCTACCATTTTGATCTTCCTCAGGTCCTGCAGGACGAGTACGGTGGTCTACTTAGCCCCAGATTCAT CGAGGATTACACTGCTTACGCGGGCGTGTGCTTCGAGAGTTTCGGTGACAGGGTGAAGCACTGGGTCACCGTCAACGAGCCAAACATAGAACCCATCGGCGGCTACGACACTGGCTCCCAACCGCCGCGCCGCTGCTCTTACCCATTCGGGACAAACTGCAAGGGAGGAAATTCTTCCACCGAGCCATACATAGTAGCTCACCATCTCCTGCTTGCACACGCTTCAGCAGTGTCCCTGTATAGAGAGAAGTACAAG GAAACTCAAGGAGGCCAGATAGGAGTCACTCTGCTTGGATGGTGGCATGAGCCTGCTACTGACACAGCAAAGGATGCAGCTGCTGCTATGAGGATGAATGAATTCCATATTGGATG GTTTATGCATCCTTTGGTGTACGGAGACTACCCTCCGGTGATGAGGAGAAGGGTGGGCGCTCGATTGCCGGCACTGACGGCGCATGAGTCGGATAAGGTCCGTGGAGCGTTCGACTTCGTTGGCTTCAACCACTATCTCATTATGCGGGTACGATCCATCGAGACCGGTTCCAGCCAGAACCCGGTGGATTACTACGGCGATGCGGCCGTTCAAA AGCAAGGTGGAGACTGCTCCATGGTCTCTGAGGAAACTGCTGGAGCACCTGAAATTGAGCTACGGGAACCCTCCGGTGTGGATCCACGAAAATG GATACGCAGATGCTGCTGCAGATACTACAGGCATCCTGAGCGAGGCCGACTACGACGACGACGATAG